A single window of Archangium gephyra DNA harbors:
- a CDS encoding KamA family radical SAM protein, whose product MTAPMKFTPETVSAVPESSHAEMVNEVKDRFRYATTRYIKNLMEQSDAVRKQFAPSFYELMDFGKEQPFEEGKDNSGIYGLERIYEDRAVITPYFGCASYCRYCFKKTRTLAGDNKVMAEENIDAALEYIRADSRITTALITGGDPLAKPALVYKILEQLSAIPHITKIRIGSRHILFQPDRITSELAERIASYNRVDPEKPLASKNISVGVSINHADELQPEVIRAVQQFTKRGVTVRGQMVLMKGINDNVATLKNLLDHFLAVGIVPYYLFHCMDVVGTYHMRTSVQRGLDILAQLAEFSGTYSVPYVYVTPVGKHRVAPGMQLDYEEIDGKRYIRRKSPYKAERFLAFSGKKSLPELHEVDEDGYIVSRYLDGNDTYLPY is encoded by the coding sequence ATGACTGCGCCCATGAAGTTCACCCCCGAGACCGTTTCCGCCGTTCCCGAGTCGAGCCATGCCGAGATGGTCAATGAGGTGAAGGACCGTTTCCGCTATGCGACCACCCGCTATATCAAGAACCTCATGGAGCAGTCCGACGCGGTGCGCAAGCAGTTCGCGCCCAGCTTCTATGAGTTGATGGATTTTGGCAAGGAACAGCCTTTCGAGGAAGGTAAAGACAACTCAGGCATCTATGGCCTGGAGCGCATCTACGAAGATCGCGCTGTCATTACGCCCTACTTTGGCTGTGCTTCCTACTGTCGCTACTGTTTCAAGAAGACCCGCACCCTCGCCGGTGACAACAAGGTGATGGCGGAGGAGAACATCGACGCCGCGTTGGAGTATATCCGCGCGGATTCGCGCATCACGACGGCGCTGATCACCGGCGGAGATCCACTGGCCAAGCCCGCGCTGGTGTACAAGATCCTGGAGCAGCTCTCGGCGATTCCTCACATCACCAAGATTCGCATTGGCAGCCGCCACATCCTGTTCCAGCCTGACAGGATCACCTCGGAGCTGGCCGAGCGCATCGCCAGCTACAACCGGGTTGATCCCGAGAAGCCCCTGGCCTCGAAGAATATCTCCGTCGGTGTCTCCATCAACCATGCCGACGAGCTGCAGCCGGAGGTGATCCGCGCGGTGCAGCAGTTCACCAAGCGCGGCGTGACGGTGCGCGGCCAGATGGTGCTGATGAAGGGAATCAACGACAACGTCGCCACCCTGAAGAACCTGCTGGATCACTTCCTGGCCGTTGGCATCGTCCCCTACTACCTGTTCCACTGCATGGATGTGGTTGGCACCTACCACATGCGGACCAGCGTGCAGCGGGGGTTGGACATCCTGGCGCAGTTGGCCGAGTTCTCCGGGACCTACTCGGTGCCCTACGTCTACGTCACGCCCGTGGGCAAGCACCGCGTGGCGCCGGGCATGCAGCTGGACTACGAGGAGATCGACGGCAAGCGGTATATCCGCAGGAAGTCGCCCTACAAGGCCGAGCGCTTCCTGGCGTTCTCCGGCAAGAAGAGCCTGCCCGAGCTCCATGAGGTGGACGAGGACGGCTACATCGTGTCCCGTTACCTCGACGGCAACGACACCTATCTGCCTTACTGA